The following are encoded together in the Bacillus cereus group sp. RP43 genome:
- a CDS encoding helix-turn-helix domain-containing protein, with the protein MNVITKLRKEQDITQEDLALKVGITRAYLSNIENGKHTPSLDVAFKIAGTLGSTIEKIFK; encoded by the coding sequence ATGAATGTGATTACAAAGTTAAGAAAAGAACAAGACATAACACAAGAAGACTTAGCCTTGAAGGTTGGAATTACTCGTGCTTATTTATCGAATATAGAGAACGGAAAACACACTCCTTCTTTAGATGTCGCTTTTAAAATTGCAGGAACATTGGGAAGCACAATAGAAAAAATTTTTAAATAG
- a CDS encoding sporulation sigma factor-processing peptidase: MGTSIYCNSAIGELLQNARECCDNVQLKTKKGLSKYLGITHERLTRIESGLSKPEFELAMDWCHATGAKLNQQAIKHIYGVGLPPTDPRLTQDVNLQLMNYIKQAEEGILAAKEIMNLQVATRSWKLDEKKKHEYAVHAKEIFDTIQATQCVVQALEQVHFGIMEQIQGSWLRKAMAENVIIQSVDSLMTLTKVL, from the coding sequence ATGGGAACAAGCATATACTGCAATTCAGCAATAGGGGAATTATTACAGAATGCTAGAGAATGTTGTGATAATGTTCAGCTGAAAACGAAGAAAGGGTTATCTAAGTACCTTGGTATTACACATGAAAGATTAACTCGTATTGAATCTGGACTTTCTAAACCAGAATTTGAGCTTGCGATGGATTGGTGTCATGCAACAGGAGCAAAGTTGAATCAACAAGCGATTAAACATATTTATGGTGTTGGTTTACCGCCTACAGATCCACGTTTAACTCAAGATGTGAACTTACAACTGATGAACTACATTAAACAAGCTGAAGAGGGAATTTTAGCAGCGAAGGAAATCATGAACTTACAAGTTGCAACAAGGTCATGGAAGCTTGATGAAAAAAAGAAACATGAATACGCAGTTCATGCAAAAGAAATCTTCGATACAATCCAAGCTACTCAATGTGTAGTTCAAGCTCTTGAGCAAGTTCATTTTGGCATTATGGAACAAATACAAGGAAGTTGGTTGCGAAAGGCTATGGCGGAGAACGTTATTATTCAATCGGTGGATAGCTTAATGACTTTAACAAAAGTTTTGTAA